In Lacibacter sp. H375, one DNA window encodes the following:
- a CDS encoding Gfo/Idh/MocA family protein, with translation MGQQHSRRKFLQQIGLAGLSLPLLSANNSCNEQQSKQRFMQQKKEGKLGIALVGLGGYAGGQLAPALQQTEHCYLAGIVTGTPSKIPVWKEKYNIPDKNIYNYENYDSIKDNPDIDIIYVVLPNSMHAEYTVRGFAAGKHVICEKPMALTVEDCDKMIAASKKAGKQLSIGYRLQFEPHNLEMMRLGTTKVYGDIKKMTAGFGFIIGDPNQWRLKKDLAGGGPMQDLGIYCVQGICYTTGMVPIAVTAQEGPKTIADKFKEVEQSLKWQFEMPNGLIAEGEASYGGNMNFLRAEAEKGTFELSPAYNYGGLRGKTSEGPMSFANINQQAKQMDGIALSMMKNQPSIVPGEMGRRDVKLITAVYEAMATGKKIKIH, from the coding sequence ATGGGTCAGCAACATTCACGAAGGAAGTTTTTACAACAGATCGGATTGGCAGGCTTGAGTCTTCCATTACTCTCTGCCAATAATTCCTGTAATGAACAACAATCAAAACAACGTTTCATGCAACAGAAAAAGGAAGGAAAGCTTGGCATCGCCTTAGTGGGACTTGGCGGATATGCAGGCGGACAATTAGCACCTGCATTGCAGCAAACTGAACATTGTTATCTCGCAGGTATCGTTACAGGAACGCCGTCGAAAATTCCAGTATGGAAAGAGAAATATAATATTCCTGATAAGAATATTTACAACTACGAAAATTATGACTCTATAAAAGACAATCCTGATATCGACATTATCTACGTCGTTCTACCGAACAGTATGCATGCAGAATATACAGTCCGTGGTTTTGCAGCAGGTAAACATGTGATCTGCGAAAAACCCATGGCGCTTACTGTTGAGGATTGTGATAAAATGATTGCTGCGTCAAAAAAAGCCGGTAAGCAATTATCTATTGGCTATCGGTTACAATTTGAACCGCATAATTTAGAAATGATGCGGTTGGGTACAACAAAAGTTTATGGCGATATAAAGAAAATGACAGCAGGATTTGGTTTTATAATAGGTGATCCAAACCAGTGGCGATTGAAAAAAGATTTGGCCGGCGGAGGCCCTATGCAGGATCTCGGTATTTATTGTGTACAGGGTATTTGTTATACAACTGGTATGGTACCGATTGCAGTTACCGCACAGGAAGGACCTAAAACAATAGCAGATAAATTTAAAGAAGTAGAACAATCGCTGAAATGGCAATTTGAAATGCCTAACGGTTTAATTGCAGAAGGTGAAGCAAGCTACGGAGGTAACATGAATTTCCTGAGAGCAGAAGCGGAGAAAGGCACGTTTGAATTATCGCCGGCTTATAACTACGGAGGGTTGAGAGGAAAAACATCTGAAGGCCCAATGAGTTTTGCAAATATTAATCAGCAGGCAAAACAGATGGATGGTATTGCACTATCTATGATGAAAAATCAACCGTCTATTGTTCCCGGCGAGATGGGAAGAAGAGATGTGAAATTAATTACAGCAGTTTATGAGGCAATGGCAACCGGTAAGAAAATAAAAATTCACTAA